From a single Parambassis ranga chromosome 2, fParRan2.1, whole genome shotgun sequence genomic region:
- the LOC114427304 gene encoding protein mono-ADP-ribosyltransferase PARP12 isoform X2, protein MEADIFKLILANKGAVETTELFYNFYPGDVSTVSELISNREKFAVCPPKVVARTRLKLCRVKDCPGACRGLHLCKNFLFSGLCRFTQLRRHCNFSHELNSDHNQRILSEHELDSLSREELCTLLLQSDHTLLPSICHDYNNGDGVFGRCQEGDACKRLHICERYVRHECSCFRTHDFNAPQLKKNLAGVPDPLFHSLKSVYANKEALRLYDRADRGHRGHRGNRGNRGNFHHPRPFTGGASAACYIDGCSDGGSQPMQWHRGRGRGRGRGVHRGNRGNRGNKGNNGNRGNLDSHSLQRCATSLSNILDNIDDLDLYGEGSLDSDASDASASTANDDDTHSNSGQSRMQARYQTSAVGRGRGQGTHQRPKTTRSTSDLVAAVRDENTTGGDGRKQDERRPVRDKTEICMYFIKGYCKHGERCFKAHDKMPYRWEVQEGDQWTHLPNNETIEKDYCDPQKTYSSSPAICFDTMTCGPNKIRRLTTINSLVEPNFIHTTEWVWYWQDEFGKWNEYASAGVGRSPSDIDSAKLEQKFWQNDKDVVEFTAGSQLYTLSFQDMIQTNKRYGTKKIVSRRPRFVSAADMQEKKVRRPLVPPNSTPVPDYWDKTQIPATGSTQISLQHASAEFKEVEALFCNTMRGFDITSIKRIQNKALWEVFQWQKNHMKTNNGGRDVTEKKLFHGTDNKHIEAICHHNFDWRICGTHGTAYGKGSYFARDAKYSHSYTSTTDVRSMFICRVLVGTYTRGKSEYTRPPSKDGGDINFFDSCVDCVIDPAIFVVFEKHQIYPEYLLQYKEDDPYAATPAPRPAAVAAAASSTQAAAAVAASRRLAAAAASRRMAAAAASTSTSVSIPKPVVSPKPAPAPTPVYLSSTASLQRSTSLYQTSTAYSGYKTSSTINRPTQYSPTPSPSLPAKKPSDPCVIA, encoded by the exons ATGGAGGCGGACATATTTAAGTTAATCCTCGCCAATAAAGGAGCAGTTGAAACTACCGAGTTGTTTTATAATTTCTACCCCGGCGATGTTTCCACCGTGTCGGAGCTCATTAGTAACCGGGAGAAATTTGCTGTGTGTCCACCGAAGGTGGTGGCCAGGACCAGGCTAAAGCTGTGCAGAGTCAAAGACTGCCCGGGAGCGTGCAGGGGGCTGCACCTGTGCAAAAACTTCCTGTTCAGCGGCTTGTGTCGTTTCACTCAGCTCAG GCGTCACTGCAACTTCTCCCATGAGCTGAACTCTGACCACAATCAGAGGATACTGAGCGAGCATGAGCTGGACAGTCTGAGCAGGGAGGAGCTGTGtacgctgctgctgcagagtgacCACACACTCCTGCCTTCT ATATGTCATGATTACAACAATGGGGACGGTGTGTTTGGCCGATGTCAGGAGGGTGATGCTTGTAAAAGACTGCACATTTGTGAGAGGTATGTGAGACATGAGTGCAGCTGCTTCAGGACCCATGACTTCAATGCCCCACAGCTGAAGAAAAACCTGGCAGGTGTGCCTGACCCCCTTTTTCATTCCTTGAAGTCAGTTTACGCAAACAAAGAGGCTTTGAGGTTGTATGACAGGGCCGACAGAGgccacagaggccacagagGCAACAGAGGCAACAGGGGCAACTTTCATCATCCCAGACCATTCACTGGTGGAGCCTCTGCTGCCTGCTACATTGATGGATGCAGTGATGGTGGTTCACAACCAATGCAATGGCACAGAGgtagagggagagggagagggagaggtgtgCACCGGGGCAACAGGGGCAACAGAGGCAACAAGGGTAATAACGGAAACAGAGGAAACCTGGACAGCCACTCCCTGCAGCGATGTGCCACTTCCCTTAGTAACATCCTTGATAACATTGACGACTTGGATCTGTATGGTGAGGGATCGCTGGACTCTGACGCCAGTGACGCTTCTGCTTCTACTGCAAACGACGACGATACACACAGCAACAGTGGTCAGAGCAGGATGCAGGCTCGATATCAGACTTCAGCAGTCGGGAGAGGTAGAGGCCAGGGCACCCATCAACGGCCAAAAACAACTCGTTCCACTAGTGatcttgttgctgctgtcagggaTGAAAATACAACTGGTGGCGATGGAAGAAAACAAGATGAGAGGAGGCCTGTCAGAG ataAAACAGAGATATGCATGTACTTCATCAAAGGATACTGTAAACATGGTG AGCGATGTTTCAAAGCTCATGACAAGATGCCGTACAGATGGGAGGTCCAAGAAGGTGACCAGTGGACCCACTTGCCTAATAATGAGACGATTGAGAAGGACTACTGTGACCCTCAAAAGACATACAG cagcagccctgcgATCTGTTTCGACACGATGACCTGTGGACCAAACAAAATACGGCGACTCACAACTATAAACTCTTTGGTTGAGCCAAATTTCATCCACACTACTGAGTGGGTCTGGTACTGGCAGGATGAGTTTGGAAAGTGGAACGAGTACGCTTCAGCA GGTGTTGGACGCAGCCCCTCAGACATCGACAGTGCAAAGCTGGAGCAGAAGTTTTGGCAGAATGACAAAGATGTGGTGGAGTTTACTGCTGGCTCACAGTTATACACACTTAGTTTCCAGG ATAtgatacaaacaaacaagcgCTATGGCACCAAGAAGATTGTGAGCAGACGGCCTCGGTTTGTCTCTGCTGCGGATATGCAAGAAAAGAAAGTGAG AAGGCCTCTGGTTCCACCAAACTCCACCCCAGTACCAGATTACTGGGACAAGACACAGATCCCTGCAACAGGAAGCACG CAAATCTCCCTCCAGCACGCTTCAGCTGAATTTAAGGAGGTTGAAGCTCTTTTCTGTAACACCATGCGAGGCTTTGACATCACTAGTATCAAGAGGATCCAGAACAAAGCACTTTGGGAAGTCTTCCAGTG GCAAAAAAACCATATGAAGACTAACAACGGAGGGCGTGATGTGACGGAGAAAAAGCTTTTTCATGGCACCGACAATAAACACATAGAGGCCATCTGCCATCACAACTTTGACTGGAGAATCTGTGGAACTCATGGAACTGCTTATGGCAAAG GTAGTTACTTTGCCAGAGATGCCAAATACTCCCACAGCTACACCAGTACCACTGATGTCAGAAGCATGTTTATTTGTCGGGTCCTGGTGGGAACTTACACCAGAGGGAAATCCGAATACACCCGACCTCCATCCAAGGATGGTGGAGATATAAACTTCTTCGACAGCTGCGTAGACTGTGTTATCGACCCCGCcatatttgttgtgtttgagaAGCACCAGATCTATCCTGAGTACCTGCTGCAGTACAAGGAAGATGACCCATATGCCGCCACACCAGCACCGAGACCAGCAGCGGTAGCAGCAGCGGCATCATCGACACAagcggcagcagcagtggcagcatcGAGGCGAttggcagcagcggcagcatcGAGACGAATGGCAGCTGCGGCagcatcaacatcaacatcagtGTCAATACCCAAACCTGTAGTCTCACCCAAACCTGCCCCAGCTCCGACACCAGTTTATCTTAGCAGCACAGCGTCGCTCCAACGCAGCACATCCTTGTATCAAACCAGCACAGCCTATTCTGGGTACAAAACAAGCAGCACAATTAATCGACCCACCCAATATTCACCAACACCTTCACCAAGCCTACCAGCAAAGAAACCGTCCGACCCCTGTGTCATTGCTTAG
- the LOC114427304 gene encoding protein mono-ADP-ribosyltransferase PARP12 isoform X1 produces MEADIFKLILANKGAVETTELFYNFYPGDVSTVSELISNREKFAVCPPKVVARTRLKLCRVKDCPGACRGLHLCKNFLFSGLCRFTQLRRHCNFSHELNSDHNQRILSEHELDSLSREELCTLLLQSDHTLLPSICHDYNNGDGVFGRCQEGDACKRLHICERYVRHECSCFRTHDFNAPQLKKNLAGVPDPLFHSLKSVYANKEALRLYDRADRGHRGHRGNRGNRGNFHHPRPFTGGASAACYIDGCSDGGSQPMQWHRGRGRGRGRGVHRGNRGNRGNKGNNGNRGNLDSHSLQRCATSLSNILDNIDDLDLYGEGSLDSDASDASASTANDDDTHSNSGQSRMQARYQTSAVGRGRGQGTHQRPKTTRSTSDLVAAVRDENTTGGDGRKQDERRPVRDKTEICMYFIKGYCKHGERCFKAHDKMPYRWEVQEGDQWTHLPNNETIEKDYCDPQKTYSSSSPAICFDTMTCGPNKIRRLTTINSLVEPNFIHTTEWVWYWQDEFGKWNEYASAGVGRSPSDIDSAKLEQKFWQNDKDVVEFTAGSQLYTLSFQDMIQTNKRYGTKKIVSRRPRFVSAADMQEKKVRRPLVPPNSTPVPDYWDKTQIPATGSTQISLQHASAEFKEVEALFCNTMRGFDITSIKRIQNKALWEVFQWQKNHMKTNNGGRDVTEKKLFHGTDNKHIEAICHHNFDWRICGTHGTAYGKGSYFARDAKYSHSYTSTTDVRSMFICRVLVGTYTRGKSEYTRPPSKDGGDINFFDSCVDCVIDPAIFVVFEKHQIYPEYLLQYKEDDPYAATPAPRPAAVAAAASSTQAAAAVAASRRLAAAAASRRMAAAAASTSTSVSIPKPVVSPKPAPAPTPVYLSSTASLQRSTSLYQTSTAYSGYKTSSTINRPTQYSPTPSPSLPAKKPSDPCVIA; encoded by the exons ATGGAGGCGGACATATTTAAGTTAATCCTCGCCAATAAAGGAGCAGTTGAAACTACCGAGTTGTTTTATAATTTCTACCCCGGCGATGTTTCCACCGTGTCGGAGCTCATTAGTAACCGGGAGAAATTTGCTGTGTGTCCACCGAAGGTGGTGGCCAGGACCAGGCTAAAGCTGTGCAGAGTCAAAGACTGCCCGGGAGCGTGCAGGGGGCTGCACCTGTGCAAAAACTTCCTGTTCAGCGGCTTGTGTCGTTTCACTCAGCTCAG GCGTCACTGCAACTTCTCCCATGAGCTGAACTCTGACCACAATCAGAGGATACTGAGCGAGCATGAGCTGGACAGTCTGAGCAGGGAGGAGCTGTGtacgctgctgctgcagagtgacCACACACTCCTGCCTTCT ATATGTCATGATTACAACAATGGGGACGGTGTGTTTGGCCGATGTCAGGAGGGTGATGCTTGTAAAAGACTGCACATTTGTGAGAGGTATGTGAGACATGAGTGCAGCTGCTTCAGGACCCATGACTTCAATGCCCCACAGCTGAAGAAAAACCTGGCAGGTGTGCCTGACCCCCTTTTTCATTCCTTGAAGTCAGTTTACGCAAACAAAGAGGCTTTGAGGTTGTATGACAGGGCCGACAGAGgccacagaggccacagagGCAACAGAGGCAACAGGGGCAACTTTCATCATCCCAGACCATTCACTGGTGGAGCCTCTGCTGCCTGCTACATTGATGGATGCAGTGATGGTGGTTCACAACCAATGCAATGGCACAGAGgtagagggagagggagagggagaggtgtgCACCGGGGCAACAGGGGCAACAGAGGCAACAAGGGTAATAACGGAAACAGAGGAAACCTGGACAGCCACTCCCTGCAGCGATGTGCCACTTCCCTTAGTAACATCCTTGATAACATTGACGACTTGGATCTGTATGGTGAGGGATCGCTGGACTCTGACGCCAGTGACGCTTCTGCTTCTACTGCAAACGACGACGATACACACAGCAACAGTGGTCAGAGCAGGATGCAGGCTCGATATCAGACTTCAGCAGTCGGGAGAGGTAGAGGCCAGGGCACCCATCAACGGCCAAAAACAACTCGTTCCACTAGTGatcttgttgctgctgtcagggaTGAAAATACAACTGGTGGCGATGGAAGAAAACAAGATGAGAGGAGGCCTGTCAGAG ataAAACAGAGATATGCATGTACTTCATCAAAGGATACTGTAAACATGGTG AGCGATGTTTCAAAGCTCATGACAAGATGCCGTACAGATGGGAGGTCCAAGAAGGTGACCAGTGGACCCACTTGCCTAATAATGAGACGATTGAGAAGGACTACTGTGACCCTCAAAAGACATACAG cagcagcagccctgcgATCTGTTTCGACACGATGACCTGTGGACCAAACAAAATACGGCGACTCACAACTATAAACTCTTTGGTTGAGCCAAATTTCATCCACACTACTGAGTGGGTCTGGTACTGGCAGGATGAGTTTGGAAAGTGGAACGAGTACGCTTCAGCA GGTGTTGGACGCAGCCCCTCAGACATCGACAGTGCAAAGCTGGAGCAGAAGTTTTGGCAGAATGACAAAGATGTGGTGGAGTTTACTGCTGGCTCACAGTTATACACACTTAGTTTCCAGG ATAtgatacaaacaaacaagcgCTATGGCACCAAGAAGATTGTGAGCAGACGGCCTCGGTTTGTCTCTGCTGCGGATATGCAAGAAAAGAAAGTGAG AAGGCCTCTGGTTCCACCAAACTCCACCCCAGTACCAGATTACTGGGACAAGACACAGATCCCTGCAACAGGAAGCACG CAAATCTCCCTCCAGCACGCTTCAGCTGAATTTAAGGAGGTTGAAGCTCTTTTCTGTAACACCATGCGAGGCTTTGACATCACTAGTATCAAGAGGATCCAGAACAAAGCACTTTGGGAAGTCTTCCAGTG GCAAAAAAACCATATGAAGACTAACAACGGAGGGCGTGATGTGACGGAGAAAAAGCTTTTTCATGGCACCGACAATAAACACATAGAGGCCATCTGCCATCACAACTTTGACTGGAGAATCTGTGGAACTCATGGAACTGCTTATGGCAAAG GTAGTTACTTTGCCAGAGATGCCAAATACTCCCACAGCTACACCAGTACCACTGATGTCAGAAGCATGTTTATTTGTCGGGTCCTGGTGGGAACTTACACCAGAGGGAAATCCGAATACACCCGACCTCCATCCAAGGATGGTGGAGATATAAACTTCTTCGACAGCTGCGTAGACTGTGTTATCGACCCCGCcatatttgttgtgtttgagaAGCACCAGATCTATCCTGAGTACCTGCTGCAGTACAAGGAAGATGACCCATATGCCGCCACACCAGCACCGAGACCAGCAGCGGTAGCAGCAGCGGCATCATCGACACAagcggcagcagcagtggcagcatcGAGGCGAttggcagcagcggcagcatcGAGACGAATGGCAGCTGCGGCagcatcaacatcaacatcagtGTCAATACCCAAACCTGTAGTCTCACCCAAACCTGCCCCAGCTCCGACACCAGTTTATCTTAGCAGCACAGCGTCGCTCCAACGCAGCACATCCTTGTATCAAACCAGCACAGCCTATTCTGGGTACAAAACAAGCAGCACAATTAATCGACCCACCCAATATTCACCAACACCTTCACCAAGCCTACCAGCAAAGAAACCGTCCGACCCCTGTGTCATTGCTTAG